The following is a genomic window from Ahaetulla prasina isolate Xishuangbanna chromosome 9, ASM2864084v1, whole genome shotgun sequence.
AGTGGACAAAAATAATAGTAATGGTGAATAAACGAATGCAAAGGAAAAACTTGAACAGTGCTTGAACAGATTATGGTGTGTGGTACATGTGCAATTTCACAGAGCTCAAAAATACCTTACATTTTATCCTCCTGATTTGTCCAGCTTTAGTTTACTCTTCAGGACTGGCAAAGGAATGCCTTCTGAATCCTATAAGAAGGACTCAGGGTGCGAAAAGTTTGCTAAGGCTGATAATAGtgtaatttatttctttgtttttctgtgttttgtctttTACAGCTTCTACTGACAATTGCAATTTTTGCTGCAATAAAGATCATCTAGATATTTATCCGTTTCAGCCAAAAAGAGGagtacagatatattttttttacatgaacAGTTACTATGGAGAAGGGTTGGCCCATGGGAGAATCAGAAAACCTTTCCAGAATATCTGCTGGATAAATAGAATTGCTTTGAATCAGCTCTCTTCCAAGTGTCAAATTCCTTCCAAGTTTCAACTTCTTTGGGTTGCTTTAAGCCAAGAATTTCCGTTCGCCTGAGAGTCACTGATCCAAGGTGTCGTGTTTATACTGGGTGGAAAGAAATGTCTTAGCTGTGcccaaataaataaaccactgTGCTATGCACGTAAAATCTTATTTCAATGAGTCTGTTCAAGCCCAGAAATTTTAAAGGAGATGCAAGGTATTTACACATACCTATGTATATCAGGAGTCCGGGTGTTTGACATTTGATGCCAAATGAGGGGTGAACTACACATTACGCATATGTGAGGTTTGGCCACTGTTTTAATTCACTAAATTACAGTTGTGCAAAGTTATCGCTTCCCCCCACCCTGGggaaactgaaataaaaatcCACCAACACACACATGCAGGGCTGCAAAACTGCACTTGAGTGAATTAAAAATTGTGTGTTGCCAGTGTTGACTCAGATGGCAAGCCAAAAAGTAGAAGTGAATAAAGGTCATCCTTACCAAATCAGCTGACACCGCAGTTGTAATGAGAGCATAGGGTCCATTGACAAGGCCACCACAGATAATGAGCATCgctaaaaaaatagataaaagaaagaagaggaatgtTAGCTCTACAACCTAACCAGGTTCTTTTCCAGCTAAGGACAGGTGGTTTATGAACAAAAGGGCTGTCTGGATCAAACAATAAATATTGGTCTCCAGGTCAACGTAATGTGAGAATCAATCCAGATTTTCTTTTGGGAAGTTATCATGTATTTGTAGCAAAAATCTCGAGAAAGTAATGCATTCTTACCTATGGATGTGCCTAGTCCATTTTGGCCAACATAGTTGTACAAAAAGAGCTGGAACCAAAAAGCAAAGCAACGAGTAAGAATTCAGCCATAAAGAAAAATGCACTAGCAACTTGGAACGTAAGTGTCCGTCTCAAACGGGTGATGGGAACAGACCCTTTTCATATTGCCAGTTATTTTTGATAATACCATCTTCACAAAATATCTGGGACTCTCTGAACTTTCCATGAATTTCAAGCAGCATGGCTAAAGGCAAGCAATTGTGGGAACTTTGCTTCAAAACATCAAGAAAGCCTAAAGTTGAATAGGGGTTTAGAGCAGggttccccaaacttggcagctttaagacttgtggacttcaactcccagaatacagaAACCCATGAACCTAAAGGTGATATGGGAATACTCACCATGGGAGCTGCCAGGATAAGCATTGCACAGCAAGTGGTGGCCCTGCCACCAGTGTAGTCTGAGATGAGACCAGCCACGATGCCCCCTGCAGGACAAAAAGGTATGGTTTCACAGTAGAAAATGCCAAAGCTAAGAGCTGGTGGGAAGGCAGGTGCTGATCCTACACTAAAGTCCAGAATTTTGTTTTCCAGCGCAAAACTGAGCTCCCAGGCCACTTACACAAAAACTCATTCCAGCTTTTCCTACTTTCAGCTACTTTCCACTAGAGCTGCCAGAGCTGCCTGCAGAAATGGAGCGGCAGCAGAAACGCAAAGAAAAGCGTAATTGCTGGCTGACATCTAGTGTTCACCCAGATTTTTCCAGCCAAGATTTGGTGGCCCTACTTTCATTTCAGCAATCTAAATTTAAATGCAGGGAAGGAGTTTGATGATTGTTGCTCTGGAGTCAAACAAAGGCTTCATGATCTGCAAATCATTGAAAAGTCCACCCAAAGATTGCAAATTCTATGGGTGGAATTTGCACCCAAATGCTTCCTACTCATGCCTGCTCTAGACTGTCATCTCACAGCCCCAGTGCCACCCCCTTTCCTAGACTCTGATGCAGACATGGAAAGAAAGCTCCAAGGAAATCAATCCAACATACCAATAATGCCACCAACATCAAACAGAGTTGACATATCTCCAGCTTCTTTTGCACTTAAGCGAGCTGCAAgaacagaaaggaagaggagtaAACATGAATGAATGACGGTCAACAACCCATGGCAGACAGCATGCTTTTTTGGGCTGCACAATATGTACGATTCAAAGTGGGAAAGGTGTTTTCATGTAAGCAGCCAAGTCTGACAAATGCTATGCATGCAAGCCCAACATGGTTTGAAGcaggagtttccaaccttggcaactttaagactggaggacaaagctggctggggaactctgggagttgaagtccaccaggcttaaagttgctaaggttggagacccctggtctgaagaGCCTTTTTCTCTTTGGATCACCAGTACCCCACCGCTACAAGGCATTACATGCATACTTCAaatgtccatttttttaaaaacaacaacaacaagatctTCATTAACAGTATTCTGAAAACTACTGTTGATAATTTGAAGAGTCATGGCCATTCAGCCTTGACAATAGTAAGCTGGATAAATCTCCAACTTATTTTGATCTATTTTGTTCCAAAATAGTTGACTTGAAAATCTTTAGCACACAAGGATTCACATACCTTCAGAGCATTACTTTTCTCATGTAATGTTCTATTAATGTTGCAGGGTCAACATTaatgggtcaaggttgactcagccttccatcctttataaggtaggtaaaatgaggacccagattgttgggggggcaataagttgactttgtaaaaatatacaaatagaatgagactattgccttatacactgtaagccgccctgagtcttcggagaagggcggggtataaatgtaaaaaaaaaaaaaatatgtgttggCCAATGTTTCACTAACCAAAGGCCACATTTAACAGGGAGGGGATGGGTGCAGAATAAGCAAGACTATGTGATAATCGTGGCAGAGTCTGGAATTTTCCATGCTAGGAGATAGACCCTGTGGGATTTTCCCCCCTGAATTTCTTAATCCTGATTTAGAGTTGACACAACAGCTTTCAAGGTCCTACAGTTCTGCCATTAAATTTAGCTGGCATGCAACTGCTGAAATTTGATGGGTTGGACAGCTATGTGTCAAAACAGTCCTTGGAAACACCATAAATCAAACTTGCTCAAGTAGGTCAAAACTTCCTGGACCAGTATTATCATTGGGGGATCAGAAATAACTTGCTCCTGACTCACCAACATTCACGATGTAGAGAGGCAACCAGTAGAGAAAGGTGTAGCTGACGAGTTTGGCAAACAAGAGGCAGAAGGAAAATTCGATCACTCCCTGCAATggtgagagagacaaagagagagggatCAGTCGTCAGCAAATTCTCAAAATCAGTCAGGAGGCCGAAAAAGCAAGATCTAATGTTGGACAAAAGATCAATGATCTAAGTTTCCTGATTTCCATCTTAAATGAAGCTtgtgattttttaattttaatttgagtAACAAAACATGAGGAAAAACCCAAACTAGTCTTGCAGGCAATTctttgattcatttattttttgttaaGAGATGCTATAATTTAGGTCAGGACAACCACAGCGGAGAAGTGGTCCAATCTTTTTCCCTTCCATCACATTTAATCTTCCCTCATCTGACCTGCACGCCAGCCCAAAAAGAAACTTGCTAAGagtgaatatctttttttttcctttttacaaccTTGAAAATCCCTTGCTTCAGATTGGAGTCGGGGCAACAGAATGGACTAGCACTTGCTGGCTGGATAtttttcctgatgcctatgtggagttctcagcaaatgttttctctttgcaccctgatagagaaacatctgtcactgcctagaattgaactctcaacATTCCAAGTGGGAGGCGAGCGTCTTCACTTCTAAGCCACCATGCCACTCACTGAGAGTGACTATCTTATTTGGTTCAAAAtcatcactatttatttatttatttttatttatttatttaaatttttataccgcccttctcccgaaggactcagggcggttcacagcctgataaaaaatacaaaataatacaatataaatacgattaaaatataattaaaaaacttattaaattggccatgattaaaatttagaataaaacccattaaaaacccataaatttaaaaactaacccagtccagcgcagatgaatagatgagttttaagctcgcgacgaaaggttcggaggtccggaagttgacggagtcctggggggagttcgttccagagggcgggagcccccacagagaaggcccttcctgggcgccgccagacgacactgtcgctaccgacggcaccctgagagtccctctctgtgagagcgcacgggtcggtgagaggtattcggtagcagcaggcggtcccgtagatagcccggccctatgccatgggcgctttgaaggcgttcaccaacaccttgaagcgcaccggaaggccacaggtagccagtgcagcctgcgcaggataggtgtcacgtgggagccacgagggctccctctatcacccgcgcagctgcattctggactaactgaagcctcggatgcccctcaagggagccccatgtagagagcattgcagtaatccaggcgaggcgtcacaaggcgtggtgactgtgcataaggcatcccggtctagaaaggcgcagctggcgcaccaggcaaacctggtggaaagctctcctggagacggccgtcaggtggtcttcaaaagacagccgctcatccaggagaacgcccaagttgcgcaccctctccatcggggccaatgactcgctcccaacagtcagccgtggactcagctgactgtaccgggatgccggcatccacaaccactccgtcttggaggattgagcttgagcctgtttctccccatccagacccgtcggcttccagacaccgggacagcacttgatagcttcattggggtggccggtgtggaaaagtacagctgggtgtcatcagcgacagctggtacctcacacgaagccactgatgatctcacccagcggcttcatgtagatgttgaacagaaggggcgagagaatcggccctgcggcaccccacaagtgaggcgcgggccgacctctgcccccccgccaacaccgtctgcgtccggtcggagagataggaggagaaccaccgataaacggtgcctctcactcccaatccctccagccggcgcagcaggataccatggtcgatggtatcgaaagccgctgagaggtctaataggaccagggcagaggaacaacccctatccctggccctccagagatcatccaccaacgcgaccaaagccgtctcagtgctgtaaccgggtcggaagccggactggaacgggtctagatagacagtttcctccaggtgcaggggaaactagCACTGCAGTTGCTATTAGATCCACTGTACTAAAGATGCTGGCATGATCCTTTTAAATTGGGTGCCTGTTGGGAATAATtccaaggaagagaaaaataattgacAGAGCTGAGGTCTGTATGTGGAGAGAAAGGCTAAGCATACCCCTGGACTTGGTTTAGACCAAAATCAAACTGTCATCTATAAGTGTTGGTTGGGAAGCAAATGAAATCCCCAGGTCATAATATCAGCCTGCAACTGTTTTAACTACATCATTTGCATGATGATGTCATGACATACTGAGCTCACTTTGATGTCACTGTGGATTCTAAGTGGGTCTAGACTGCCGTCCACAAGTTGCAAGCTGGACATCCGTTCTTTCAGCCTTCTCTTTGGCCAACAGTGCTTGACAGCTTACTGGTAAGGACTACACTCACAGGTATCTTGAGGGCACCAATGAAACTGATGGCTTCTCGGTCCTCCCCAGAGTCTTTGGCATGTTCCACCATGTCAATGATGTTTTCTCGGCTGTTGGTAGACACATTCAAACTCCCGTCACTGATGGAATGTCCTGCCTCCAGACCTTTCTCATCAGAACTGGTCTCCtgtataaaaacaaacatatatatatatatatatatgacttatgtgtttttcacacttatgaccattgcaacacctccctggtcatgtgatcagcatttggacacttggcaactggcatgtacttatgaccgttgcagtcataagggggtcatgtgaccaccttttgggacaaataaaatgtttttattcccAGATAAAACTTACATGGTGAAGAGGAGGGCTGCAGTCAACATCTTCTGGATCTGAAAGACATGGAAACAAAAAGCGTATTTCATTTGAAATTAACAATTTCTCCAACAGATGGCAAAGTAGGGGCTGCCAATAGGTGTACAGGTACATATGGTAGATAAGGAAACGATACATAATAAACAACAAATTCAGTTAGGATTCGGGTGAGGTCTCCATGAAATTGGAGAGCAAAATGGACATCGCCAATGGATTCACAGTGAGTCAGCATGCTTAGGAGGGCACTGAGTTTTCACAGGTCCATTATCTacctttcctggtaaaatacatggggaaatcccattggGGGGCAaatcacttagggttagggttaggtctccataaattgtctatggagattctcgtgaATTctcatggatgagaagtgaaagaaaaAACATCTTGGGTTTCCATGAATTTGGAGAGCAATATGGACATCACCAACGGATTCTGAGCGCATGGCTATGCTCAGGAGGACGCTGACTTTTCGTGCCTGTCTTATCtatgtttcctggtaaaatacatgtatCAAAGTAATTTTCTGGCGAAGAATGCAGTGATGTTCTTACCTGCCACTAGGTGGTGACAGCCACTTAAATAAACGAAGCCCATGTAATAAGGAACATTAGAAACCCTCATTCAACTGAGCTGATTTCATTAGCACATCATCAAGATATTTCTCCATGTTTATGTTATGACAATTATGGCTTGTATGATCCAAAATGTGAGAATTACTTTTCTTTAAATCTGTagcatttttgttcatttttttttttgcaatcagtTTCTCAAAACTGATTCAGCCTGACACAATGTGTTATGTACACATATTTAGATTAAGTATTATATACCTATCATTTATCTAGCAAAAACCCTAGTTTTAGTTAGATGACATTCATTTgaactggatatttttttttctcccctgaatCATATTAAATATTTAGCGCTGCAGATATTTCAGCTAAAAAAGTAATTTTCAGGGTCAACCTCTGCTGAAGAGGAAAATTAAAGGTTTTAACCCCATTCCACACATTTTTCACTTTGGGATTGGGGAGGAAGTCGGTTACAATACACCATCCTGGGAATCCTGATTGCTAGAATTAAAAGTTATCTTTTATTCAGAAGATACTAGGCTAGAGGCAAGGAATATTAACATGACTCTGAACAGGCTCTGGGACAATATCACAAAGCACCCTTATGATAAAACTTAATCTGAGCAATTGCAACGTTCCCAGCAGGCACAGCtatttaagaaaaacaaagcagCAAATCTTTTTACCCCAGCAACAATGTCATGCCACTGTCACTTTCCATCACCAAACCACCAAAGTAAATCTCATTTCCTATCGTGcaaaatgtctagtttaatgaaaagaaggattggggtgacatgatagcagtgttccaacatctaagagaatgccacaaaaaagagggaatcaacctattctctgaagcacctgaaggcacgacaagaagcaatggatggaaactaatcaaagagagaagcaacctagaactaaggaggaattccctgacagttagaacaattaaccagtgttacaacttgcctctagaagttgtgaatgctctaacactggaagttttgaaaaagagattgggcaaccatttgtctgaactggtgtagggtttcctgcctgagcagggggttggattagaagacctccaaggtcccttccaattcttgtattgtgttgtgttgtgttctgttctgttgtattctattctaaaaagtaaATGGTTATTTTTCAGACAAGACTTACATTCAATGAGGAACAGGAAGCAGAAAACACCCATGAAGGCTATAATGATTCCAGGTACAATGAAGGACAGTCCCCACGCCTTGGAGACCCAGATGCCAGCAATCAAGGACCCCAAGATGTTTCCGACAGATGTGTGCGAATTCCAGATGCCCATGATTAAACCTCGCCTGGCAAGAAACAAAAGACATATTATAAatttctggttgttgttgtttttttacttagtTCTCAGAGGCAGATGGGAACCCACACATTATGGTTCAGCACTTTCGTGCTGAATTGGTTTCATGAGATCTCTCTGGCAGTTTGGACCAATGCTTCATCCTAAAGGTAAACTTCCCAGAATTTTTGACTGACAGCTCCCACAATTTTTTACCACTGACCATGCTGGTTGGGGCTGATGAGAACTGATGCCCCAAACATCTGGATGGCACGTATTCATTTtgcattaaattaattttttttaaaaagtgaattaaatTTGTGTTCTGGCTCCAGCTCTGTCTTTCTCCTGTATCTTATATCCTTTATATAACATTGAAAGGCCAAATGCAGCTCTAGGGGCTGAAAAACTGGGGCAGCCTTGCACCCATTTGAAAGCCATGCAGTTTAATGGATAACACGCAGTTCAGCTTGGGTTTGAGTGATCCGGGTTCAAATTACTTCCCAGCAATGACGCTTTATCAGCTGGTTTCCAATGAACCATGATCAGTCATCTAAACCATCTCACAGAGTCACTGCAGAGATCAAAGAGGGCAGGTCTCCTTTAGGGCAAGGCCAGCATACAAAGTATAAGAAGATACCAGGAAATCAATCAAACCACTGTCCCATTTAACTGCACAGGGTTGCATTTCCTGTCAGTGTGGGAACAAATCAAAGACTTCCTTCTAGGGATGAAGATGAAGCAATCGAGACTGGAAAGCAAACAACAATCTGCAAGGCATGAAGAAACCAAACTCACTTCCCCTTTCCAAACCAGTTGCCGACACAGGTCACCACCGACGGCCAGCCGGTTGTCTGAGCCAAGCCATTCAGGATCTAATAGAGGGCACGAGAGGGAAAACCAATTAACTGCTGAAGGACATGCTTTTTACATGTATGCATTCGCTCTCTCACACATATGcagacatatacaggtagtctttgatgtACGAGCACAATTcatcccaacatttctgtcgctagGTGAGGCAGTTGATCAGTGAATTTGTCCCCGTTTTACAACTTCCCCTGCCAGTTATTACGTGatttactgcagttattaagtcagCAGcaaggttattaagtgaatctggcttcctcatttgcAAAAGGTGActacgtgaccccgggacgctgcaaccgtcataaatatgagtcagctgccaagagtctgaattttgatcacatgaccatggggggtgctgcaatggtcataagtgtgaaaaatggtcgtcacttttttcagtgctgttgtaactttgaaacggtcactaaacaaactgttgtaagttgaggactacctataaagctGATTCTAGAGAGGGAGGGCTTTTTAATCTTTTGCAAGGAAAaatactctaaatcaggggtctccaacctttgcaactttaagacttgtggacttcaactcccagaattcttccggCCAGCTTTGCTCTAAATATCTTGGAACGTCCTAAAGATTAACATGCGATGACAGCAATGGTggattgcccccggtttggaccagttcttgcaaaccagtagtaaaaccgggggggggggaaggttccACTCATCGAccccgacgtcatcaggaagcttctgcacatgcatacacAATCCcactgcaaaccagtagtaaaggtaagtagaacctggaTGACAGCATAAACTTTCAAGAAGCAAGTAAGAAGTTATGTTGTGGGCCAACAGAACTgttggaggagagaaaaaaagaagacggGGAAAGCAAAGATGAggccaatccccccccccccacacacacacacagtgaccCTACCTGACTGAGTAGCTAACGAAGTAACCAGACGGAAAATGTGTGATTGGAAAAATGTAATCATGTCAAATCACTAAGAGAGTTGTTGGCAATGGGGTGGAAAAACTTGGGACTTCTTGCTTAACAGGCTACAAAAATAGCAGGGAGTGGATCGCTGTGTCACAGCCCACTGGAGCTCACAGAATGATGCTCTGgagggaaaaagagggaaggaaaagggctGTAGATGCGACcttgatctgaaaaaaaaaaaaaaggcaggagatctagaacaggggtctccaaccttggcaatgttaagcctggaggacttcaactcccagaataccccagccagttttgctggctgcagtattctgggagttgaagtcctccgggcttaaagttgccaaggttggagacccctgatctagaaaacaGGTAGGAGGTGGGGAGATCTCTAAAAAACCAGTTAGATATTGCAACTGTCCTCTTGGTCTCGGGCCCCAGATGGGAAAGTTAGATCAGGATATTAGCTATCTGGTTTGGTctggttcaggggtctccaaccttggtccctttaagacttgtggacttcaactcccagagtctgggagttgactctgggagttgaagtccacaagtcttaaaggattcACACAATTCTACTCTATAAAATCCCATttacaactctgggagttgaagtccacaagtcttaaagggaccaaggttggagacccctgcaatatagTAACCCTGTTGGAAAAAAAGCTGACCTAAGTTCAATCAATGTCTGGATGGAAGCTGCCTGAAGACCTAACCAATCTTGCCAAATCATGATTTTACCAAGCTGTATAACAGGATTCACACAATTCTACTCTATAAAATCCCATttacaactctgggagttgaagtccacaagtcttaaagggaccaaggttggagacccctggtctggtttATATCAGCCAATGCTTCCCCGCCTCCCCTTAACATGGCTGGAAAGGGAGCTTGCTCAAGACCACTGCACTGGCCAGCACTGGGTTTCTCAGGGGTTTCTAggtcagaagtctccaaccttggcaacttttaagacttgcggacttcagctctgggagttgaagtctgcaagtcttaaagttgccaaggttggagacccttgttccagGTGGTTATCAGTCTGATGAAGCAGCCGTGGCAGATCTTGGTACAACTTTCAGGGTCTACATGGTCCCTGCTTTGTGGTGGCTGCAgcactct
Proteins encoded in this region:
- the SLC37A2 gene encoding glucose-6-phosphate exchanger SLC37A2 isoform X2, with amino-acid sequence MRAIPAPGIRFLRSFSRDSWYRGLILVLTFLCYTAFHLSRKPISIVKSELHYNCSSLGSRPNNASNSTTWCDWKPFDQDNYKELFGALDNAFLVAYAIGMYISGIFGERLPLRYYLSGGMLLSGLFTALFGLGYFWNIHQLWYFVFVQILNGLAQTTGWPSVVTCVGNWFGKGKRGLIMGIWNSHTSVGNILGSLIAGIWVSKAWGLSFIVPGIIIAFMGVFCFLFLIEYPEDVDCSPPLHHETSSDEKGLEAGHSISDGSLNVSTNSRENIIDMVEHAKDSGEDREAISFIGALKIPGVIEFSFCLLFAKLVSYTFLYWLPLYIVNVARLSAKEAGDMSTLFDVGGIIGGIVAGLISDYTGGRATTCCAMLILAAPMLFLYNYVGQNGLGTSIAMLIICGGLVNGPYALITTAVSADLGTHESLQGNAKALSTVTAIIDGTGSVGAALGPLLAGLISSSGWDNVFYMLISADILACLLLSRVVFKEIRDWCGCYTRKRGFKEF
- the SLC37A2 gene encoding glucose-6-phosphate exchanger SLC37A2 isoform X1, giving the protein MRAIPAPGIRFLRSFSRDSWYRGLILVLTFLCYTAFHLSRKPISIVKSELHYNCSSLGSRPNNASNSTTWCDWKPFDQDNYKELFGALDNAFLVAYAIGMYISGIFGERLPLRYYLSGGMLLSGLFTALFGLGYFWNIHQLWYFVFVQILNGLAQTTGWPSVVTCVGNWFGKGKRGLIMGIWNSHTSVGNILGSLIAGIWVSKAWGLSFIVPGIIIAFMGVFCFLFLIEYPEDVDCSPPLHHETSSDEKGLEAGHSISDGSLNVSTNSRENIIDMVEHAKDSGEDREAISFIGALKIPGVIEFSFCLLFAKLVSYTFLYWLPLYIVNVARLSAKEAGDMSTLFDVGGIIGGIVAGLISDYTGGRATTCCAMLILAAPMLFLYNYVGQNGLGTSIAMLIICGGLVNGPYALITTAVSADLGTHESLQGNAKALSTVTAIIDGTGSVGAALGPLLAGLISSSGWDNVFYMLISADILACLLLSRVVFKEIRDWCGCYTRKRGSITIF